From a single Aquarana catesbeiana isolate 2022-GZ linkage group LG09, ASM4218655v1, whole genome shotgun sequence genomic region:
- the LOC141108294 gene encoding transforming protein RhoA-like: MAAIRKKLVIVGDGACGKTCLLIVFSKDQFPEVYVPTVFENYVADIEVDSKQVELALWDTAGQEDYDRLRPLSYPDTDVILMCFSIDSPDSLENIPEKWTPEVKHFCPNVPIILVGNKKDLRNDEHTRRELAKMKQEPVKPEEGRDMANRIGAFGYLECSAKTKDGVREVFEMATRAALQAKRGRKKNTCNLL, translated from the exons ATGGCTGCCATACGTAAAAAGCTTGTGATTGTTGGAGATGGAGCTTGCGGGAAGACCTGTCTGCTCATCGTGTTCAGCAAGGATCAGTTCCCTGAAGTCTATGTGCCCACCGTGTTTGAGAATTATGTAGCAGACATCGAAGTTGATTCCAAACAG GTGGAGCTAGCACTGTGGGATACAGCCGGCCAGGAAGACTACGATCGCCTTCGACCCTTGTCCTATCCCGATACTGATGTCATTCTTATGTGCTTCTCCATAGACAGCCCTGATAGCTTGG AGAATATCCCAGAGAAGTGGACTCCGGAAGTGAAGCATTTTTGCCCCAATGTGCCTATAATTCTGGTAGGAAACAAGAAGGACTTGAGGAATGATGAACACACTCGTCGTGAGCTGGCTAAAATGAAGCAG GAACCAGTGAAGCCAGAAGAAGGCCGGGACATGGCCAATAGGATTGGAGCGTTTGGCTACCTGGAATGCTCTGCCAAAACAAAGGACGGTGTGCGGGAAGTGTTTGAGATGGCGACAAGAGCTGCTCTACAGGCCAAACGAGGGCGTAAGAAAAACACGTGCAATCTGCTTTAA